From a region of the Fischerella sp. JS2 genome:
- the fraC gene encoding filament integrity protein FraC: protein MLDFPLIPKVLPLGAILFSFLFLLISIPLEAYILNSILKFDKKTSSFYAICMNLFSNVIGWVIFFLIEPFLSIRLRSGLINLIFFNQILPNLINLMILTAFIIFFGTFLVKSLILRVALISLTDFWKQEPESTPQKFYSRRDFKRKLQSKNIFTSVLIANALSYTAVVLVLFLIFRIV, encoded by the coding sequence ATGCTTGATTTTCCTTTAATTCCTAAAGTCCTGCCCCTTGGTGCAATTTTGTTTAGTTTTTTATTTTTACTGATATCTATTCCCTTGGAAGCCTATATTTTAAATTCAATTCTCAAATTTGATAAAAAAACTTCTAGTTTTTATGCCATTTGTATGAATTTATTTTCCAACGTTATCGGTTGGGTAATATTCTTTTTGATAGAACCATTTCTTTCTATTAGATTAAGATCTGGGTTAATAAATTTAATATTCTTTAATCAAATACTACCTAATCTCATAAATTTGATGATTTTGACTGCTTTTATTATTTTTTTTGGAACTTTTTTAGTGAAATCATTAATATTAAGAGTTGCATTAATTTCATTGACTGATTTTTGGAAACAAGAACCTGAGTCTACTCCTCAAAAATTCTATTCTCGTCGTGATTTTAAAAGAAAATTACAATCAAAAAATATTTTTACTAGTGTACTAATAGCTAATGCACTCAGTTACACTGCTGTTGTGTTAGTTTTATTTTTGATTTTCAGAATTGTATGA
- a CDS encoding cob(I)yrinic acid a,c-diamide adenosyltransferase, translating into MTRNGIGIRTAQVRQQRVTGQIHVYDGAGKGKSQAALGVVLRSIGLGINTPSNSNRVLLLRFLKGPERDYDEDGAIAALQRGFPHLIDQVRTGRAEFFGPNEITAFDRSEAARGWDVAKGAIASGLYSVVVLDEINPVLDLGLLSVDEVVHTLTSKPEELEIIATGRAAPQKLLDIADLHSEMKPHHHPTATALLIEGIEIYTGAGKGKSTSALGKALQAIGRGINHPGSTRVLIMQWLKGGTGYTEDAALAALQQSYPHVIDHQRCGRDAIVWRNSRQELDYVEAERGWEIAKTAIASGLYKTIILDELNPTVDLELLPVEPIVQALLRKPRHTEIIITGRCQNQPAYFDLASIHSEVYCHKHYANQGVELKRGVDF; encoded by the coding sequence ATGACAAGGAACGGCATTGGAATTCGCACAGCACAAGTGCGTCAACAAAGGGTGACAGGGCAAATTCACGTTTATGATGGTGCAGGCAAAGGCAAATCCCAAGCAGCTTTAGGAGTCGTTTTGCGCTCAATTGGCTTGGGGATCAATACACCGAGTAATTCTAACCGCGTCTTGCTGCTGCGGTTTTTAAAAGGGCCAGAACGAGACTATGATGAAGATGGCGCGATCGCAGCTTTGCAACGAGGATTTCCTCATTTAATTGATCAAGTTCGCACTGGTAGAGCAGAGTTTTTTGGGCCAAATGAAATTACTGCCTTTGATAGGTCTGAAGCTGCACGGGGTTGGGATGTAGCAAAAGGCGCGATCGCTTCTGGTTTGTATTCAGTTGTTGTTTTAGATGAAATTAATCCTGTCTTGGATTTAGGTTTATTGTCGGTGGATGAAGTGGTACACACACTCACATCTAAACCAGAAGAGTTAGAAATTATTGCAACTGGTCGTGCTGCACCACAAAAGTTGCTAGATATTGCCGATTTGCACTCAGAAATGAAACCTCATCACCACCCAACTGCAACTGCACTCTTAATTGAAGGTATTGAAATTTATACAGGTGCTGGTAAAGGTAAATCTACTAGTGCTTTGGGTAAAGCACTGCAAGCTATAGGTCGAGGTATTAATCATCCAGGATCTACTCGTGTATTAATTATGCAGTGGCTTAAAGGTGGTACTGGCTACACTGAAGATGCAGCATTAGCAGCTTTACAACAGTCGTATCCACATGTGATAGATCATCAACGCTGTGGTCGAGATGCGATCGTTTGGCGTAATTCTCGGCAGGAGTTAGACTATGTGGAAGCAGAACGAGGTTGGGAAATTGCCAAAACTGCGATCGCTTCTGGACTTTACAAAACCATCATCCTTGATGAGCTTAACCCCACTGTTGACTTAGAATTGCTGCCTGTAGAACCAATTGTGCAAGCTTTACTCCGCAAACCTCGTCATACTGAAATTATCATCACTGGTCGCTGCCAAAACCAACCAGCTTATTTCGACCTAGCTAGCATTCACTCTGAAGTTTACTGCCATAAACACTATGCGAATCAAGGCGTGGAACTTAAGCGGGGAGTAGATTTTTAA
- a CDS encoding CAAD domain-containing protein: protein METEVQQKQYNDVPSTEAVAAIEGSDSQNLAKLPPAQESESQWQLITRELTSFWQEISQNFNKFFQAYKPLLINLAWLLAAVVSVKVILAVLDAINDIPLAQPVLELVGISYTIWFVFRYLLKDSTRQELVTEIDSVKKQFLG from the coding sequence ATGGAAACCGAAGTGCAGCAAAAACAATACAATGATGTTCCCTCAACAGAAGCTGTGGCAGCAATTGAAGGTTCAGATTCTCAAAACTTAGCAAAGTTACCTCCAGCTCAGGAATCTGAAAGTCAATGGCAGCTCATTACCAGAGAATTAACAAGCTTTTGGCAGGAAATTTCCCAAAACTTTAACAAGTTTTTTCAAGCATACAAGCCACTGTTGATTAACCTGGCTTGGCTGTTGGCAGCAGTTGTGTCAGTTAAGGTAATTCTGGCAGTACTAGATGCAATCAACGATATTCCGCTAGCACAACCAGTGTTAGAGTTAGTGGGAATTAGTTACACCATCTGGTTCGTCTTTCGCTATCTTCTTAAAGATTCCACACGACAAGAATTAGTAACAGAAATTGATTCAGTAAAAAAGCAATTTTTGGGTTAA
- a CDS encoding metallophosphoesterase, with protein sequence MKFVSEPAIADKIRKMNQRVKWQDPLVVQRHIDQTRLMLDDGRDEEPEFSFLVMGDSGSGSHYTHNPQRQVAELMLPHRQDCRFVLHTGDVIYLVGSSEYYQKNFIEPYREFICGGEQPQRIAYDQMVFQLPILPVPGNHDYYDLSLVFGVLSLATLPVRKFFISKLDFDVGWHGSRQGDAYAKAFLDYLKAFILPPDLARHLDTHYTAKTETGRCLRYEPGSFTRLPNRYYTFRYGGIDFFALDSNTFNDPPPLPATKQGEVDRQILQKRRVEMEEQKQEIMETLTQLDTNEPAEAEQLDDLRVKLAQIEEIVVDIDKQLAADHKMVVDTEQLDWLKQRLIESWHTKEVRGRVIYFHHPPYVTEATKWNQAQTMAVRDRLRDVLDGVAAELGSLAEDRPLVDLVLNGHAHCLEYLQTMDTGHADRNINWIVCGGSGYSLRRQRTEGTDLLEDQKLVARSHLFVGRTGQGSQKRRPYSCLRIDVKDGCPPKFIIRPLVVERYQRQWRDREVQPFTI encoded by the coding sequence ATGAAATTTGTATCTGAACCAGCGATCGCTGATAAAATTCGTAAGATGAACCAACGGGTAAAGTGGCAAGACCCGTTAGTGGTGCAACGTCACATAGATCAAACTCGGCTAATGCTAGATGACGGTCGGGACGAAGAACCGGAATTTTCATTCTTAGTGATGGGTGACAGTGGTTCCGGGTCACACTATACACATAATCCTCAACGACAAGTTGCAGAATTAATGCTCCCCCATCGTCAGGACTGCCGTTTTGTGCTGCATACAGGCGATGTGATTTATTTAGTAGGGTCAAGCGAGTATTACCAAAAGAATTTCATTGAACCTTATCGTGAGTTTATCTGTGGAGGTGAACAACCCCAGCGTATTGCTTATGACCAAATGGTTTTTCAGTTGCCGATCCTACCTGTGCCGGGAAATCATGATTACTACGATTTGTCGCTTGTGTTTGGAGTGCTATCTCTAGCTACACTTCCTGTACGCAAATTTTTCATCTCCAAACTGGATTTTGATGTTGGTTGGCACGGTTCCAGACAAGGTGATGCCTATGCAAAAGCTTTCCTAGACTATTTAAAAGCTTTCATACTACCGCCAGACCTTGCTCGTCATTTAGATACACACTACACAGCCAAGACTGAAACTGGTCGATGTCTGCGTTATGAGCCAGGAAGCTTTACTCGTCTGCCCAATCGTTACTACACCTTCCGCTATGGTGGCATAGATTTCTTTGCTTTAGATTCTAATACATTCAACGATCCGCCTCCACTACCAGCAACAAAACAAGGAGAAGTTGACCGCCAGATTTTGCAAAAGCGCCGTGTCGAGATGGAAGAACAGAAGCAGGAAATTATGGAAACTTTGACCCAATTAGATACTAATGAACCTGCTGAAGCTGAACAATTGGATGATTTGCGGGTGAAATTGGCACAAATTGAAGAAATTGTTGTTGATATCGACAAGCAACTTGCTGCTGACCACAAAATGGTAGTAGATACTGAACAACTAGATTGGTTGAAGCAGCGCCTGATAGAATCCTGGCATACTAAAGAAGTACGTGGTAGAGTTATTTATTTTCACCATCCTCCTTACGTCACTGAAGCAACAAAATGGAATCAGGCACAAACTATGGCTGTGCGTGATCGCCTGCGTGATGTACTGGATGGAGTAGCAGCAGAGTTAGGTTCTCTGGCTGAGGATCGTCCCTTAGTAGATTTGGTTTTGAATGGTCACGCTCACTGTTTAGAATACCTACAAACAATGGATACAGGTCACGCTGATCGCAATATTAACTGGATTGTCTGCGGTGGTAGTGGTTACAGTTTGCGGCGTCAACGGACTGAAGGAACAGATTTATTAGAAGACCAAAAATTAGTAGCGCGATCGCATTTATTTGTAGGCCGCACAGGACAAGGTTCTCAAAAACGCCGACCGTATTCGTGTTTGCGTATTGATGTTAAAGACGGTTGTCCTCCCAAGTTTATTATTCGTCCTTTGGTAGTCGAACGTTACCAACGTCAATGGCGCGATCGCGAAGTTCAACCATTTACTATTTGA
- the cysK gene encoding cysteine synthase A — MRIADNITELVGRTPLVRLNRIPQSAGAVAQIVVKLESMNPAASVKDRIGVSMVEAAEAAGWIKPGQNILVEPTSGNTGIALAMVAAAKGYDLILTMPETMSKERQAMLRAYGAKLVLTPGLEGMRGAIVRAEQIVAQTPNACMLQQFRNPANPKVHRETTAEEIWEDTEGQVDILVAGVGTGGTITGVAEVIKQRKPTFQAIAVEPASSPVLAGGLPGPHKIQGIGAGFVPDIYRSDLVDEVIQVTDEQSISYGRRLAREEGLLSGISAGAALYAAIQVAKRPENEGKLIVMIQPSFGERYLSTSLFQEPQETEWLQKV, encoded by the coding sequence ATGCGGATTGCCGACAATATAACAGAATTGGTAGGCAGAACTCCTTTAGTTCGCTTAAACAGAATTCCTCAAAGTGCGGGAGCAGTAGCTCAGATTGTGGTGAAATTAGAAAGTATGAATCCAGCCGCATCTGTGAAAGATAGGATTGGGGTGAGTATGGTAGAGGCTGCGGAAGCTGCTGGCTGGATCAAACCTGGACAAAATATTTTAGTTGAGCCAACTTCTGGAAATACAGGCATTGCTTTAGCGATGGTAGCAGCTGCCAAAGGCTATGATTTGATTTTGACAATGCCGGAAACCATGAGCAAAGAAAGACAAGCGATGCTTAGAGCTTATGGCGCAAAACTGGTATTAACACCAGGATTAGAAGGAATGCGGGGTGCGATCGTTCGGGCTGAACAAATAGTAGCACAAACACCTAATGCCTGTATGTTACAGCAGTTTCGTAATCCAGCCAATCCCAAAGTGCATCGCGAAACCACAGCCGAAGAAATATGGGAAGATACAGAAGGACAGGTAGATATTTTGGTGGCGGGAGTTGGCACTGGTGGAACAATTACGGGTGTAGCAGAAGTAATCAAACAACGTAAACCAACTTTTCAAGCGATCGCTGTGGAACCAGCTAGTAGTCCTGTACTAGCAGGAGGTCTACCCGGACCACATAAAATTCAAGGTATCGGTGCTGGCTTTGTTCCAGACATCTACCGTTCAGACTTAGTGGATGAAGTCATTCAAGTTACAGATGAGCAGTCAATTTCCTATGGTCGTCGTTTAGCCAGAGAAGAAGGCTTATTATCAGGAATTTCTGCTGGTGCAGCTTTGTATGCAGCGATTCAAGTTGCAAAGCGTCCAGAAAACGAAGGCAAATTAATTGTGATGATTCAACCTAGTTTTGGTGAACGCTACTTGAGTACATCACTTTTCCAAGAACCACAAGAAACTGAATGGTTGCAGAAAGTGTAA
- a CDS encoding DUF5942 domain-containing protein has protein sequence MRRVLFLCLFVIGLSAAIFGFLNLQGLAAKGEFETIVLDFRENISKEELQSDLQAIAQQYNVTPRLDNKFSAKDNVYIIEGDKKRLKELRKSKIASATEFIEPNYIYRIPILDEDRVPDERFTPSANEPNDPMYSKQWHLHNIGVVGAWKETKGSGITVAVIDTGVTQVRDLAETKFVKGYDFVNDTEEAKDDNGHGTHVAGTIAQATNNNYGVAGVAYEANIMPLKVLSSYGGGTVADIAEAIKFAADNGANVINMSLGGGGESHLMKDAIEYAHKKGVVIVAAAGNENENSAAYPARYPHVIGVSALGPDGEKAPYSNFGAGVDISAPGGSDAGKVLQQTIDPETGEGVFLGLQGTSMASPHVAGVAALIEAAGVQEPDEVLQVLKESARAIEEDSLNYYGAGQLNAEAAVQRAVRGQISFQDFFRWLRDNGYLNPGFWIDGGAVALLPKILMVLGSYLLAWFLRVYFPFTWSWSLLSGLVAGSSGLFFLKTIYIFDLPQWPFRLLGSSIPELGNTLQGTSALNPIFASVLIPLVLVVLLLGHLQWKWFAIGSSLGVAACLGVSAVLDPAVWGLGSGMLARSFLIVNALLCFGLARLAVKNEEQSA, from the coding sequence ATGAGAAGGGTTTTATTTTTGTGCCTGTTTGTCATCGGGCTTAGTGCTGCGATATTTGGTTTCCTGAATTTGCAGGGACTAGCAGCAAAAGGCGAATTTGAGACGATTGTGCTGGATTTTCGGGAAAATATTTCCAAAGAAGAATTGCAAAGCGATTTGCAAGCGATCGCTCAACAGTACAATGTCACACCCCGATTAGATAATAAATTCTCCGCCAAGGATAATGTCTATATTATCGAAGGTGATAAAAAGCGACTTAAAGAACTGCGAAAGTCGAAAATAGCCTCAGCGACGGAATTTATTGAGCCTAACTATATTTATAGAATTCCCATATTGGATGAAGACAGAGTTCCAGATGAGCGCTTCACACCTAGTGCTAACGAACCTAACGACCCAATGTATAGCAAGCAATGGCATTTGCATAACATTGGTGTTGTCGGTGCATGGAAGGAAACTAAAGGTAGTGGCATCACAGTAGCAGTAATTGATACTGGTGTTACCCAGGTGCGTGACTTAGCAGAAACGAAGTTTGTCAAAGGCTACGACTTTGTTAACGACACAGAAGAAGCCAAAGACGACAACGGACACGGGACTCACGTTGCTGGTACGATCGCTCAAGCTACCAATAACAATTATGGCGTAGCGGGAGTTGCCTACGAGGCTAATATTATGCCTTTAAAAGTACTCAGCAGCTATGGTGGCGGTACTGTTGCTGACATTGCCGAAGCAATTAAGTTTGCTGCTGATAATGGTGCAAACGTCATAAATATGAGCTTGGGTGGTGGTGGTGAAAGCCATCTGATGAAAGATGCGATCGAATACGCCCATAAAAAAGGTGTAGTGATAGTGGCGGCGGCAGGGAACGAAAACGAAAATTCTGCCGCCTATCCAGCCCGTTATCCCCATGTCATTGGCGTTTCTGCCTTAGGCCCAGATGGCGAAAAAGCCCCCTATTCTAACTTTGGTGCTGGGGTAGATATTTCTGCTCCTGGCGGTAGTGATGCGGGTAAAGTTTTGCAACAAACTATTGACCCCGAAACTGGTGAAGGTGTGTTTCTTGGTTTGCAAGGCACAAGCATGGCTTCTCCCCACGTTGCAGGTGTAGCTGCACTTATTGAAGCGGCTGGTGTGCAAGAACCAGATGAAGTTTTGCAAGTCCTCAAGGAATCAGCCAGAGCCATAGAGGAAGATAGCTTAAACTACTATGGTGCGGGACAACTCAATGCTGAAGCCGCAGTCCAACGTGCCGTACGTGGACAAATCAGTTTTCAAGACTTTTTCCGTTGGTTGCGGGATAATGGCTATCTCAACCCTGGTTTTTGGATTGATGGCGGTGCAGTAGCATTATTACCCAAAATTTTGATGGTATTGGGTTCTTATTTGTTAGCTTGGTTTTTACGGGTTTATTTCCCGTTTACCTGGAGTTGGAGTTTATTGAGTGGTTTAGTGGCTGGTAGTTCTGGATTGTTTTTCCTCAAAACAATCTACATTTTTGACTTACCACAGTGGCCTTTCCGCCTATTGGGTAGTTCTATACCAGAACTCGGTAATACACTGCAAGGAACCAGCGCCTTAAACCCCATTTTTGCTAGCGTACTTATTCCCCTTGTGTTAGTAGTACTACTGCTAGGACATCTCCAATGGAAATGGTTTGCGATCGGTTCATCCTTGGGTGTCGCCGCCTGCTTAGGGGTAAGTGCAGTATTAGATCCCGCCGTTTGGGGTTTGGGAAGTGGTATGTTAGCCCGTAGCTTCCTAATAGTTAATGCCCTACTTTGTTTTGGTTTAGCTCGTTTAGCCGTGAAAAACGAGGAACAATCAGCCTAA